One genomic segment of Amycolatopsis sp. Hca4 includes these proteins:
- a CDS encoding MFS transporter, with amino-acid sequence MRTTLGGGYWRLWTSAALSNLADGILKFALPLLAIGYTRSPALVAGLTLAFTLPWLVFALPAGAIADRRDRRSLMLLANTVRATLLAGLLAAVLLDAGSLWLLYVAALGAGIAETCYDTASQAIVPQLVGRDQLPRANGRLYAAETTALELAGPPAAGLLVATAAALSLATPIALWAVAIAVLLLVRGSFKVAAPDRRPVLRAEIAEGLRFVWHTGLLRTFTVMTGVFNFASSATQAVLVLYAVGPASAMGLSESEYGWLLSLVAAGCLAGSFFAEPAERLLGTARTIGITFFLGAASLGVPAVTTDPAIIGIAFFAGGVGLIVSNVTTVSLRQRITPDRLLGRINSSHRLVAYGTKPLGALAGGVLAQFFGLPAVFAAMSLLAMSAVFGVRKIKGNLLHDTQAARDPNLVTET; translated from the coding sequence ATGCGGACGACGCTGGGTGGCGGGTACTGGCGGCTGTGGACGTCGGCGGCCCTGTCGAACCTCGCCGACGGGATCCTCAAGTTCGCGCTCCCGCTGCTGGCGATCGGCTACACGCGTTCGCCGGCGCTGGTCGCGGGACTGACGCTGGCCTTCACCCTGCCGTGGCTGGTCTTCGCCCTGCCGGCGGGCGCGATCGCCGACCGCCGCGACCGCCGGTCGCTGATGCTGCTGGCGAACACCGTCCGCGCCACCCTGCTCGCCGGGCTGCTCGCGGCCGTGCTGCTCGACGCCGGTTCCCTCTGGCTGCTGTACGTCGCCGCGCTCGGCGCCGGCATCGCGGAAACCTGCTACGACACCGCTTCGCAGGCGATCGTGCCGCAACTGGTCGGGCGCGACCAGCTGCCGCGGGCCAACGGCCGGCTGTACGCGGCCGAGACAACAGCGCTGGAGCTCGCCGGCCCACCGGCGGCCGGCCTGCTCGTCGCCACGGCGGCCGCCCTTTCGCTGGCCACCCCGATCGCCCTGTGGGCGGTCGCGATCGCCGTCCTCCTGCTCGTCCGCGGCTCGTTCAAGGTGGCGGCCCCGGACCGGCGGCCGGTGCTGCGCGCCGAAATCGCCGAGGGACTGCGGTTCGTGTGGCACACGGGCCTGCTGCGCACGTTCACCGTGATGACCGGCGTGTTCAACTTCGCCAGCAGCGCGACCCAGGCCGTCCTCGTGCTGTACGCCGTGGGCCCGGCCTCGGCGATGGGACTGTCGGAATCGGAGTACGGCTGGCTGCTCAGCCTGGTCGCGGCCGGATGCCTGGCCGGTTCGTTCTTCGCCGAGCCGGCCGAACGCCTGCTGGGAACGGCCCGCACGATCGGCATCACCTTCTTCCTCGGCGCGGCGTCACTGGGCGTCCCGGCGGTGACGACCGACCCCGCGATCATCGGCATCGCGTTCTTCGCCGGCGGGGTGGGGTTGATCGTCTCCAACGTCACGACGGTTTCCCTGCGCCAGCGCATCACGCCCGACCGGCTGCTGGGGCGGATCAACAGTTCGCACCGGCTGGTGGCGTACGGGACCAAGCCGCTCGGTGCGCTCGCGGGCGGCGTGCTCGCCCAGTTCTTCGGCCTGCCTGCGGTGTTCGCCGCGATGAGCCTGCTGGCGATGTCCGCGGTTTTCGGCGTGCGGAAGATAAAGGGCAACCTTTTACACGACACCCAGGCCGCTCGCGACCCGAATCTGGTAACTGAGACGTAA
- a CDS encoding transcriptional regulator, giving the protein MADPGAAPSPMPRREATVSEAKALAHPLRLRILRLCWQGELTNKQLADRLGRDPGTVLYHVRQLLEAGLLEPAPVRAGDSGALEKPYRAKARSWWLNDPPNTEVDAALAPIEAVQDELRAAGPDAVRIFLRFAVHLSAEDAAELERGIVALVERYVSTDEERVAEPAHGGMIVLHRLAE; this is encoded by the coding sequence ATGGCTGATCCCGGAGCTGCTCCCTCGCCGATGCCGCGGCGCGAGGCCACGGTGAGCGAGGCGAAGGCACTGGCCCACCCGCTGCGGCTGCGCATCCTGCGGCTCTGCTGGCAGGGGGAGCTGACCAACAAGCAGCTGGCCGACCGGCTGGGCCGCGACCCGGGGACCGTCCTCTACCACGTGCGGCAGCTGCTCGAGGCGGGCCTGCTCGAACCGGCCCCGGTCCGCGCCGGCGACAGCGGAGCCCTGGAGAAGCCCTACCGCGCCAAGGCCCGCTCGTGGTGGCTGAACGACCCGCCGAACACCGAGGTGGACGCGGCTTTGGCGCCGATCGAGGCGGTGCAGGACGAGTTGCGGGCGGCGGGTCCGGATGCGGTGCGGATCTTCCTGCGTTTCGCGGTGCATTTGTCGGCGGAGGATGCGGCGGAGCTGGAGCGGGGGATCGTGGCGTTGGTCGAGCGGTATGTGTCGACCGATGAGGAGCGGGTGGCCGAGCCTGCTCACGGCGGGATGATCGTGCTGCACCGCTTGGCCGAGTAG
- a CDS encoding LysR family transcriptional regulator, translating to MTGHSRSALDLERIRKFVVVADELHFSRAAAKLFISQPALSKQIRRLETDVGATLFVRDSRHVALTPRGERFLHLARQLLATADQMLREPAPHHLRIAHIFELDTSRVVADAFLAAHPGFRLVQSQLDSARQLAALLADELDVAIIRVTSALKAAHPAGWRHRLLRLEPFRLVGRPGDPRRPVVSVHERPLEVFADAPGTALYNVHGRYLSSLEQHTGLTLHWLGNPGTFDTCHAALTRARDSAYLLEFDSYARRYDDLGIPVHRPRELQPVYPWSLAWREGGQPESVRAFLAVAEEVGTRERWLNPERVDGVPLWAPAEDLAVAGG from the coding sequence ATGACGGGTCACAGCAGGTCAGCGCTTGACCTAGAGCGCATCAGGAAATTCGTGGTTGTCGCCGACGAACTGCACTTCAGCCGGGCGGCGGCCAAGCTCTTCATCAGCCAGCCGGCGCTGTCCAAGCAGATCCGCAGGCTCGAGACCGACGTCGGCGCCACCCTGTTCGTCCGCGACAGCCGCCACGTGGCCCTGACCCCGCGCGGCGAGCGGTTCCTGCACCTGGCCCGGCAGCTGCTGGCCACCGCGGACCAGATGCTGCGCGAGCCGGCCCCGCACCACCTGCGGATCGCCCACATCTTCGAGCTGGACACCAGCCGCGTGGTGGCGGACGCGTTCCTGGCCGCCCACCCCGGCTTCCGGCTGGTCCAGAGCCAGCTGGACAGCGCACGCCAGCTCGCGGCGCTGCTCGCCGACGAACTCGACGTCGCGATCATCCGCGTCACGAGCGCGTTGAAGGCGGCCCACCCGGCGGGCTGGCGGCACCGGCTGCTGCGGCTGGAGCCGTTCCGCCTGGTCGGCCGCCCCGGCGACCCGCGCCGCCCGGTGGTCTCGGTGCACGAGCGCCCGCTCGAGGTGTTCGCGGACGCACCCGGAACGGCGCTGTACAACGTGCACGGCCGGTACCTGAGCTCGCTGGAGCAGCACACCGGGCTGACGCTGCACTGGCTGGGCAACCCGGGCACGTTCGACACCTGCCACGCGGCGCTCACCCGCGCCCGCGACAGCGCCTACCTGCTCGAGTTCGACAGCTACGCCCGGCGCTACGACGACCTCGGCATCCCGGTGCACCGGCCGCGGGAGCTGCAGCCGGTGTACCCGTGGTCGCTGGCCTGGCGGGAGGGCGGGCAGCCGGAGAGCGTGCGGGCATTCCTGGCGGTGGCGGAGGAGGTCGGGACGCGCGAGCGCTGGCTGAACCCGGAACGGGTGGACGGGGTACCGCTGTGGGCACCGGCGGAGGACCTCGCGGTCGCCGGCGGGTAG
- a CDS encoding alpha/beta hydrolase: protein MAGTPVVFIHGLWLHATSWTPWIEHFRAAGYDPVAPGWPHEPETVELARANPDAVANLGIDDATEHFAAVVAGLDRPPVLVGHSFGGLITEKLLGQGIGLAGVAIDPAQIKGVLPLPLAQLRSALPALGNPANLHRSVSLTEKEFRFGFGNALTDEESAELFRRWTIPSPARPLFQAAAANFVLHSQAAVDTARADRGPLLLISGTADHTVPDVVTRSTFKQYRDSAAVTELRQFEGRGHSLTIDSGWREVADAVLAWLREQGI from the coding sequence ATGGCCGGCACCCCCGTCGTGTTCATCCACGGGCTGTGGCTGCACGCCACCTCGTGGACCCCGTGGATCGAGCACTTCCGGGCGGCCGGGTACGACCCCGTCGCGCCCGGCTGGCCGCACGAACCCGAAACCGTCGAACTGGCCAGAGCGAACCCCGACGCCGTCGCGAACCTCGGCATCGACGACGCGACCGAACACTTCGCCGCCGTCGTCGCCGGCCTCGACCGGCCGCCGGTGCTCGTCGGCCACTCCTTCGGCGGCCTGATCACCGAAAAGCTGCTGGGACAGGGGATCGGCCTGGCCGGTGTCGCCATCGACCCCGCACAGATCAAGGGCGTGCTGCCGCTGCCGCTGGCGCAGCTGCGCTCGGCCCTGCCTGCCCTGGGCAACCCCGCGAACCTGCACCGCTCGGTCTCGCTGACCGAGAAGGAATTCCGGTTCGGCTTCGGCAACGCCCTGACCGACGAGGAGTCCGCGGAGCTGTTCCGGCGCTGGACGATCCCGTCGCCGGCCCGGCCGCTGTTCCAGGCCGCCGCCGCGAACTTCGTGCTGCACTCCCAGGCCGCGGTCGACACCGCCCGTGCGGACCGCGGCCCGCTCCTGCTCATCTCGGGGACGGCCGACCACACCGTCCCGGACGTCGTCACGCGCTCGACCTTCAAGCAGTACCGGGATTCCGCCGCCGTCACCGAGCTCAGGCAGTTCGAGGGCCGCGGCCACTCGCTCACCATCGACAGCGGCTGGCGCGAGGTCGCCGACGCCGTGCTGGCCTGGCTGCGCGAGCAGGGGATCTAG
- a CDS encoding SDR family NAD(P)-dependent oxidoreductase, with protein MDLGLDGAVAVVTGASRGIGLAVAEVLVAEGARVVAGARVPGPGLEALAAAGKAHALAVDLGTADGPERLAELAVAEYGRIDVLVNNVGAVTPRPNGFLLVTDDDWTRSVTLNLLSAVRASRAVLPTMITAGRGSIVTVASVNAVLPDPGVIDYSAAKAALVNFTKSLSKEFGPRGIRVNAINPGPVATDLWLGAGGVAETLAATTGANPESVAEEAAGHAVTGRFTRPAEVANLVAFLAGDRVAGNITGATFAIDGGYATEVH; from the coding sequence GTGGACCTGGGGCTGGACGGCGCGGTCGCCGTCGTCACCGGTGCCAGCCGGGGCATCGGCCTGGCCGTCGCCGAGGTCCTCGTCGCCGAGGGCGCCCGCGTCGTGGCCGGCGCCCGCGTCCCGGGACCCGGCCTGGAGGCGCTCGCCGCGGCGGGCAAGGCGCACGCGCTCGCGGTCGACCTCGGCACGGCGGACGGGCCGGAACGGCTGGCCGAACTGGCGGTGGCCGAGTACGGCCGGATCGACGTGCTGGTCAACAACGTCGGCGCGGTCACCCCGCGGCCGAACGGCTTCCTGCTGGTCACCGACGACGACTGGACGCGGTCGGTGACGCTGAACCTGCTCAGCGCGGTCCGGGCCAGCCGGGCCGTGCTGCCCACCATGATCACCGCCGGGCGGGGGAGCATCGTCACCGTCGCCTCGGTCAACGCGGTCCTGCCCGACCCGGGCGTCATCGACTACAGCGCGGCGAAGGCGGCGCTGGTCAACTTCACGAAGTCGCTGTCGAAGGAGTTCGGGCCCCGCGGCATCCGGGTCAACGCGATCAACCCGGGCCCGGTCGCGACGGACCTGTGGCTCGGGGCAGGCGGCGTGGCCGAAACGCTCGCCGCGACGACGGGCGCGAACCCGGAGTCGGTCGCCGAGGAGGCGGCCGGGCACGCCGTCACCGGCCGCTTCACCCGGCCGGCGGAGGTGGCGAACCTGGTGGCGTTCCTGGCCGGCGACCGGGTGGCCGGCAACATCACCGGGGCCACCTTCGCCATCGACGGCGGCTACGCCACGGAAGTCCACTGA
- a CDS encoding RICIN domain-containing protein, which yields MRRSRVPFVAAVVCAGAVLVPASAEALAGGQPVADGADRFAVKVSTEGAACSGALIAPQWIVTAAACLPGATAQPAAPAKPVTVYAGQPDLRSANGQVLRVSTVVARADRDIALAKLTHPVADVTPLKVGSRPPAAETVRAVGFGRTATEWVPNRLTTASFTLGAATATTVAVTSPAGQDPCLGDAGGPLLRPDGGGGLELAGVLSRSWQHGCLAVTETRQGAVAARTDDLAGWIADQVAPRSLRFVNHNSKRCLAVQGANNVDDAPAFQFDCPGAYADQAWDLEPQATGGLLLRNQATKRCLIVHAAGSGNGTPLQQYECLPQFTDQLWDIVGVDGGVQIKNRATGRCAVVFGANNTNGAGAAQYDCLPQFSDQVWETAPVPDPVQVVNRASGRCLIVHGANNADDAPVFQYDCLPQFSDQAWEIDPQAGGGVLVRNHYTKKCLIVHGANNVNGAQLLQYECLPQFTDQLWDVVAADGHAQLKNRATGRCAGVAGTGNDITAAQYDCTPQSGDRVWDVLPYPAGH from the coding sequence ATGCGAAGATCCCGCGTCCCGTTCGTCGCCGCCGTCGTCTGCGCCGGCGCCGTCCTCGTCCCCGCCTCGGCCGAGGCCCTCGCCGGCGGGCAGCCGGTCGCCGACGGGGCCGACCGGTTCGCCGTCAAGGTCAGCACCGAAGGCGCCGCCTGTTCCGGCGCCCTGATCGCTCCACAGTGGATCGTCACGGCGGCGGCCTGCCTGCCCGGCGCCACCGCGCAGCCGGCCGCGCCCGCGAAGCCGGTCACCGTCTACGCCGGGCAGCCCGACCTGCGCTCGGCCAACGGGCAGGTCCTCCGGGTGTCCACTGTGGTCGCTCGCGCGGACCGGGACATCGCGCTGGCCAAGCTGACCCACCCGGTCGCCGACGTCACGCCGCTGAAGGTCGGGAGCCGTCCGCCCGCCGCGGAAACCGTGCGCGCGGTCGGGTTCGGCCGCACGGCCACCGAATGGGTGCCGAACCGGCTGACGACCGCGTCCTTCACCCTCGGCGCCGCCACGGCGACGACGGTCGCGGTGACCAGCCCGGCCGGCCAGGACCCCTGCCTCGGCGACGCCGGCGGGCCGCTGCTGCGGCCGGACGGCGGTGGCGGGCTCGAACTCGCCGGCGTGCTGAGCCGGTCGTGGCAGCACGGCTGCCTCGCCGTGACCGAGACGCGCCAGGGCGCGGTCGCGGCCCGCACCGACGACCTCGCGGGCTGGATCGCCGACCAGGTCGCGCCGCGGTCGCTCCGGTTCGTCAACCACAACTCGAAGCGCTGCCTGGCCGTCCAGGGCGCGAACAACGTCGACGACGCGCCGGCGTTCCAGTTCGACTGCCCCGGCGCCTACGCCGATCAGGCGTGGGACCTCGAGCCGCAGGCCACCGGCGGGCTGCTGCTGCGCAACCAGGCCACCAAGAGGTGCCTGATCGTGCACGCGGCGGGCAGCGGCAACGGGACGCCGCTGCAGCAGTACGAGTGCCTGCCGCAGTTCACCGACCAGCTGTGGGACATCGTCGGCGTCGACGGCGGCGTCCAGATCAAGAACCGCGCGACCGGCCGCTGCGCGGTCGTGTTCGGGGCGAACAACACCAACGGGGCAGGCGCCGCGCAGTACGACTGCCTGCCGCAGTTCTCCGACCAGGTCTGGGAGACCGCTCCGGTGCCGGACCCGGTCCAGGTGGTCAACCGCGCCTCCGGCCGTTGCCTGATCGTGCACGGCGCGAACAACGCCGACGACGCACCCGTGTTCCAGTACGACTGCCTCCCGCAGTTCTCCGACCAGGCGTGGGAGATCGACCCGCAGGCAGGCGGCGGCGTGCTGGTGCGCAACCACTACACGAAGAAGTGCCTGATCGTGCACGGCGCGAACAACGTCAACGGGGCGCAGCTGCTGCAGTACGAGTGCCTGCCGCAGTTCACCGACCAGCTGTGGGACGTCGTCGCGGCCGACGGGCACGCCCAGCTGAAGAACCGCGCCACCGGCCGGTGCGCGGGCGTGGCGGGCACGGGCAACGACATCACCGCCGCGCAGTACGACTGCACCCCGCAGTCCGGCGACCGGGTCTGGGACGTCCTCCCGTATCCCGCGGGGCACTGA
- a CDS encoding BTAD domain-containing putative transcriptional regulator: protein MDTGRGGLPHTETTTAAAGEPFPALLRRRRAELGLTQAELARRAGVSVRAVRYLEQGRTRNPRTASVRQLIAALEPEPGTPAGSTTRVGVLGPLLVEVRGEQQHLGDTRGARLLGLLALQPNRPVAVADIVEVLWGSRPPRSHGDLVGSAVRRLRALLGPQLRPATTGRGGYRLEGTPEQLDVLRFEARLGEAKAAGDRESAFRALDEAMACWRGPVLAGHPALHQHPAVAALSRQRLSAALAYADAGIALGRHAEVVDRLEAMRDDEPLHEGLHARLMLALAGSGRQAAALALFDDLHTRLATELGIEPGPEVRAAQLHVLRQEVPPAGRVFGSSNYLPRDADHFVGRVAETVRLTGGTAVYGICGMAGVGKTALAVHLGHRFADRFPDGQLFADLHAHGPDGPLAPAAALDSLLRQLGVDGARIPERLDQRAALWRSLLVGRNALVVLDDAAGAAQVRPLLPGGTGSLVLVTSRARLTSLDAVTTLSLDVLAPAEAVQLLTRVAGPDRTGGDPAVAEIARLCGYLPLALRIAAARLRDRPLWTVAHLAGLLRDEHRRLAELSTGDRGVGAAFTLSYRQLAEPQQRLFRLLGGFPGPDIDAWAAAAIAGCGPREAERLLEELVDVHLLAQPALGRYRFHDLIRDHARATGLAGPAAPRDAAASRVFDYYLHVAARAADVLEPTRKRFPPAGSPPAHAPEFGTEAEALAWLEAERPNLAAIAAAAGRDRPGHCWRLVQTLWRFYFVRGHVDDWLRTHRLALGVVRDPVAEAELRKNLGLGHWRSGDFAEAVGQHRRALALDRANDDVWGQAKTHNHLGFIHARGGSHDEALAHHRTAAELYRAAGDRCGEARALVGLGDLHYHAGRRAESAADFRRGLDLAHEVGDRWGEALAAIGLGFTAAPRDAHRHLERGLEYAREAGDRWGESMALTGLGMVRHAEGESADAANVLRQAVTLTQEVGDRWWERMATTALGRVQAALGKDAEAVVLHERAVRLAREAGDEAGEAEASAALAEMPVVRSKRGA from the coding sequence GTGGACACAGGCAGGGGAGGCCTTCCGCACACCGAGACCACCACCGCCGCGGCGGGGGAGCCGTTCCCGGCGCTGCTCCGGCGGCGCCGGGCCGAGCTCGGGCTCACCCAGGCCGAGCTCGCGCGGCGGGCCGGCGTCAGCGTCCGTGCCGTGCGCTACCTCGAGCAGGGCCGGACGCGGAACCCGCGGACGGCGTCGGTCCGCCAGCTGATCGCCGCCCTCGAACCGGAGCCGGGGACGCCGGCCGGGAGCACCACCCGGGTCGGCGTCCTCGGGCCGTTGCTGGTCGAGGTCCGGGGCGAGCAGCAGCACCTCGGCGACACCCGGGGGGCCCGGCTGCTCGGCCTGCTGGCCCTGCAGCCGAACCGGCCGGTCGCGGTGGCCGACATCGTCGAGGTCCTCTGGGGATCCCGGCCGCCCCGCTCGCACGGGGACCTCGTCGGCAGCGCGGTCCGCCGGTTGCGCGCGCTGCTGGGCCCGCAGCTGCGGCCGGCCACCACCGGACGCGGCGGCTACCGGCTCGAAGGCACGCCCGAGCAGCTCGACGTCCTGCGGTTCGAAGCCCGGCTCGGCGAAGCCAAAGCCGCGGGCGACCGCGAAAGCGCCTTCCGCGCCCTCGACGAAGCGATGGCCTGCTGGCGCGGCCCGGTGCTCGCCGGTCACCCCGCGCTGCACCAGCACCCCGCGGTGGCCGCCCTCTCCCGGCAGCGGCTGTCCGCCGCGCTCGCCTACGCCGACGCCGGGATCGCCCTCGGCCGGCACGCCGAGGTCGTCGACCGGCTGGAGGCCATGCGTGACGACGAACCGCTGCACGAGGGCCTGCACGCCCGGCTGATGCTCGCGCTCGCGGGCAGCGGGCGGCAGGCCGCCGCGCTCGCGCTGTTCGACGACCTGCACACGCGGCTGGCGACCGAACTCGGCATCGAGCCCGGGCCGGAGGTCCGGGCCGCCCAGCTGCACGTCCTGCGCCAGGAGGTCCCGCCCGCCGGCCGGGTGTTCGGCAGCAGCAACTACCTCCCGCGCGACGCCGACCACTTCGTCGGCCGCGTGGCCGAGACGGTCCGGCTGACCGGGGGCACCGCGGTGTACGGCATCTGCGGGATGGCCGGCGTCGGCAAGACGGCGCTCGCGGTCCACCTCGGGCACCGGTTCGCCGACCGGTTCCCGGACGGGCAGCTGTTCGCCGACCTGCACGCACACGGCCCGGACGGCCCGCTCGCTCCCGCGGCCGCGCTCGACTCGCTGCTGCGCCAGCTCGGCGTGGACGGCGCCCGGATCCCCGAGCGGCTGGACCAGCGCGCCGCGCTCTGGCGGTCGCTGCTCGTCGGCCGCAACGCGCTGGTGGTGCTCGACGACGCCGCGGGCGCCGCTCAGGTGCGCCCGCTGCTGCCCGGCGGCACCGGCTCGCTCGTGCTGGTCACCAGCCGGGCCCGGCTGACCAGCCTCGACGCCGTGACGACGCTGTCATTGGACGTCCTCGCCCCGGCCGAAGCCGTGCAGCTGCTCACCCGGGTCGCCGGCCCGGACCGCACCGGCGGCGATCCCGCGGTCGCCGAGATCGCCCGGCTGTGCGGCTACCTGCCGCTCGCGCTGCGGATCGCCGCCGCGCGCCTGCGCGACCGTCCGTTGTGGACGGTGGCGCACCTGGCCGGCCTGCTGCGCGACGAGCACCGGCGGCTGGCCGAGCTGAGCACCGGCGACCGCGGCGTCGGGGCGGCGTTCACCCTTTCCTACCGCCAGCTCGCCGAGCCGCAGCAACGGCTGTTCCGGCTGCTCGGCGGGTTCCCCGGCCCCGACATCGACGCCTGGGCGGCCGCGGCGATCGCCGGGTGCGGGCCCCGGGAGGCCGAACGGCTGCTCGAGGAGCTCGTCGACGTCCACCTGCTGGCCCAGCCCGCGCTCGGGCGCTACCGGTTCCACGACCTGATCCGCGACCACGCCCGCGCGACCGGCCTGGCCGGCCCGGCCGCGCCCCGGGACGCGGCGGCGAGCCGGGTGTTCGACTACTACCTGCACGTGGCGGCACGGGCGGCCGACGTGCTGGAGCCGACGCGGAAACGGTTCCCGCCGGCCGGGTCCCCGCCGGCGCACGCGCCGGAGTTCGGCACCGAGGCGGAGGCGCTCGCCTGGCTGGAGGCCGAGCGGCCGAACCTGGCCGCGATCGCCGCGGCGGCCGGCCGGGACCGGCCCGGCCACTGCTGGCGGCTCGTGCAGACGCTGTGGCGGTTCTACTTCGTCCGCGGGCACGTGGACGACTGGCTCCGCACGCACCGGCTCGCGCTCGGGGTGGTCCGGGATCCGGTGGCGGAGGCCGAGCTGCGCAAGAACCTGGGGCTCGGCCACTGGCGCAGCGGCGACTTCGCGGAGGCGGTCGGCCAGCACCGCCGGGCGCTGGCGCTCGACCGCGCGAACGACGACGTGTGGGGCCAGGCCAAGACCCACAACCACCTGGGGTTCATCCACGCCCGCGGCGGCAGCCACGACGAAGCCCTGGCCCACCACCGCACGGCGGCCGAGCTGTACCGCGCGGCGGGCGACCGCTGCGGCGAAGCCCGCGCCCTGGTCGGCCTGGGCGACCTGCACTACCACGCCGGCCGCCGGGCGGAGAGCGCGGCGGACTTCCGGCGCGGCTTGGACCTGGCCCACGAGGTGGGCGACCGCTGGGGCGAAGCACTGGCGGCGATCGGCCTGGGCTTCACGGCGGCGCCCCGTGACGCCCACCGCCACCTGGAGCGAGGCCTGGAGTACGCCAGGGAGGCGGGCGACCGCTGGGGCGAGAGCATGGCGTTGACGGGCTTGGGCATGGTCCGCCACGCCGAGGGCGAGTCGGCGGACGCGGCGAATGTGTTGCGCCAGGCGGTGACGTTGACCCAGGAGGTCGGCGACCGCTGGTGGGAGCGCATGGCGACGACCGCGCTGGGGCGGGTGCAGGCGGCGCTGGGAAAGGACGCGGAGGCCGTGGTGCTCCACGAGCGCGCGGTGCGGCTGGCGCGTGAGGCGGGTGACGAGGCGGGGGAGGCCGAGGCTTCGGCGGCGTTGGCGGAAATGCCGGTGGTGCGGTCGAAGAGGGGCGCTTAG
- a CDS encoding 3-oxoacyl-[acyl-carrier-protein] synthase III C-terminal domain-containing protein, with the protein MTSLVAVSTYVPTTVPIEALQDELGLDSGQVRRFRRMYGLDRVCRSDESEADMVLGAASKLAALRGREERVRYVVRAKTMPAANPYPVDPMVDVRAVLGLTHATLFTLTDHACASGLLAVDLCGTLLAADGDPDALALVLTGEKAFTHSAQVIPDTAIMGEATAAVLVGAGDDQDTLLGYATTTLGGPGGEVILDDEQAAEFRQIYPGAVAEVAREAVAAAGLSVDDIDLVLPHNVNKISWVRASAALGIPRSKIFLQNVGVTGHCFCADPFLNHRAADGLGLIPPGAHYLMISVGLGSTFSAMVFRK; encoded by the coding sequence ATGACTTCGCTGGTTGCGGTGTCCACCTACGTGCCGACCACCGTCCCGATCGAAGCGCTGCAGGACGAGCTCGGCCTCGACTCCGGGCAGGTGCGCCGGTTCCGGCGGATGTACGGGCTCGACCGGGTCTGCCGGTCCGACGAGTCCGAAGCGGACATGGTGCTCGGTGCGGCCAGCAAGCTCGCTGCCCTGCGGGGCCGGGAAGAGCGCGTCCGCTACGTCGTGCGGGCCAAGACCATGCCGGCCGCGAACCCCTACCCCGTCGATCCCATGGTCGACGTGCGGGCCGTGCTCGGGCTGACCCACGCCACCCTCTTCACCCTCACCGATCACGCCTGCGCCTCCGGCCTGCTCGCCGTCGATCTCTGCGGCACGCTGCTGGCCGCCGACGGGGATCCCGATGCGCTGGCCCTTGTCCTCACCGGCGAAAAGGCGTTCACCCACTCCGCGCAGGTCATCCCCGACACCGCGATCATGGGCGAGGCCACCGCCGCGGTGCTCGTCGGGGCCGGCGACGACCAGGACACCCTGCTCGGCTACGCCACCACCACGCTCGGCGGCCCCGGCGGCGAAGTCATCCTCGACGACGAGCAGGCCGCCGAGTTCCGGCAGATCTACCCCGGCGCGGTCGCCGAGGTCGCGCGGGAAGCCGTGGCCGCCGCCGGGCTGAGCGTCGACGACATCGATCTCGTGCTGCCGCACAACGTCAACAAGATCTCCTGGGTGCGCGCGAGCGCCGCGCTCGGCATCCCGCGCTCGAAGATCTTCCTGCAGAACGTCGGGGTCACCGGGCACTGCTTCTGCGCCGACCCCTTCCTCAACCACCGCGCCGCCGATGGCCTCGGGCTCATTCCGCCCGGTGCCCATTATCTGATGATTTCCGTCGGCCTGGGGTCGACGTTCTCCGCCATGGTCTTCCGGAAATGA